The genomic window TTAAAAACTATCTTAGAGGTGATTGTGATGAAAAAGAATCGATGGTTAATTGCACTATCTGCAATAGCTATACATTTATCAATTGGTTCTGCTTATGCTTACAGTGTATTTAAAAATCCTCTATCCGAATTATTAGGATGGAACAGTAAAGAAGTTACTTTATCATTTACTATTGCAATTTTCTTTTTAGGTCTTTCAGCAGCAACGTTTGGTAGATTCGTAGAAAAATGGGGCCCTAGAAAATCTGCAACGATTGCAGCTATTTTGTTCTCAACAGGATTATTTGGTTCTGGACTTGCTATTCAAACTGAGTCTTTAATTATGTACTACCTTACTTATGGTGTTATCGGTGGTATTGGTTTAGGTGTAGGTTACATATCACCTGTATCAACTCTTGTGAAGTGGTTCCCTGATAGACGTGGTCTTGCTACTGGAATGGCTGTAATGGGATTCGGTGCTGGTGCATTGATTGCTAGCCCCGTAGCTGCTAGTTTAATTGAATCAGTCGGCATTTCTACTACGTTCTTTATTCTTGGTGCTGTATATTTAGTACTAATGCTTTCAGGAGCATCTTATATTACAAGACCACCTGAAGGTTGGATGCCTGAGGGTATGAAAGCTAGTGCAGCAAATGGTAAAAAACAAACTAAAAAAGCTGATCTTTCTCAATTAACAGCTAATGAAGCTGTAAAAACAAAGCGTTTTTGGCTATTATGGGTTATGATGTTCATTAACATTTCAAGTGGAATCATGCTTATTTCTGTAGCTTCTCCAATGGCCCAAGATAAAGTCGGCATGTCAGTGGTTGCTGCTGCTTCAATGGTTGGACTTATGGGACTATTTAATGGATTTGGACGAATTGCATGGGCTTCTTTCTCAGATTACATTGGGAGAAGTAATGTATTTGTAATCTTCTTCTCTGTACAATTAGTGTTATTCTTATTATTACCGAGTATATCTAATGTATTATTATTCCAAATCGTTATCTTTGTCATCTTAACTATATATGGTGGAGGTTTCTCTTCCCTTCCTGCCTTCATCGGAGACCTTTTTGGAACAAAACAATTAGGGGCTATCCATGGTTACTTATTAACAGCTTGGTCATGTGCAGGTGTATTTGGCCCAATGCTAGTTGCAACAATTAAAGATGCTACAAAGAGTTACAATGCTACATTTTATATTTTTGCTGGTCTATTACTTGTAGCCTTTGCTACTTCAATTCTTATGAAGTTAAACATCAATGCTATTCGCAAAGAGGCAGAAGGTAAAGTTGAATCAGTTGCATAATTAGAAGAAGAGCACCCTCCTTACTTCAAGGAGGGTGCTTTTGTTTTGAAATTAAAAAGTAGGAGCCTTACGATACTTCGTTGCCTTTTCAAAAGCGTAAGCTACTTTTAGTAATACCATTTCTTTGAAGGCTGCACTTGTAAAAGTAGCCCCTAACGGTTTTCCTTCGTTTGTATATCCTGCGGGCACTGTAATTGAAGGATACCCTGCTTTCGCAGGAATTCCCGCGCCATAATTATTAGCAAACAATAATATATCAAGGTTATTTTGCTCCAATACCGCGTCTATTCCAGCTTCTTTACATATGTATTGATCATTTAAAAGGCTGTTGATATAAGTAGGCTCAGTTAATGTACCAGTCGTCTCCTCTGCCTGTATAAGTAAAGTTTGCCCATATTTCAAGGTATCGTTCGCATGCTGTTCGTTAAAAGCTATAACATCTGCTAAATTTTTAACAGATTCATACGAGTTAGTATGACGTAAATAAGCGTTTAAGCCTGTTTTAAACTCATATAGTAAAACATTAAAATCCCAAGGTAGTTCAACTGGTGGCATTTTAACATCCTCAATAACGGTGGCACCTAAGCTTCGCAATGTGTCTAACACAGCATTCATCAAATCTTTTTCATCTTCATTTAGATATTCATAGTAAGCATCGTTAGGTACACCAATGCGTAATCCCTCTATCGACGAACCTTTTAGTTCTTTAACATAATCAATGTTGGCATTAGGATTAGTTAAAGTCACTGGATCAGTCTCATCTTTACCGACAATTAATTGCAATAAGATAGCAGCATCGAGAACTGTTCGAGCGATAGGTCCCGCTGTATCTTGTGTATGGGATATAGGAATAATGCCTGTACGACTAATTAGACCAACTGTTGGTTTAATTCCTACTACACTATTAGAACTTGCAGGACTTAAGATAGAACCTGATGTTTCTGTCCCGATTGCTAAAGCACATAAATTTGCTGCTACAGCAGCACCAGACCCACTGCTCGAGCCTCCTACATCAAATGACCCAGGACCATATGGATTTTTTACCTGTCCACCACGTGAACTGTATCCATTCGGCATATTGTCTGTCATGAAATTGGCCCATTCCGTTAAATTTGTTTTTCCTAATATTACTGCCCCTGCCTCACGTAGCTTTTTAGCCACAAATGAATCTTTCATAGCTCTATGATTTCTTAACGCTAATGATCCTGCACTAGTATGAAGGTCATCTCCTGTATCAATATTATCCTTTAATAAAACAGGAATGCCATGAAGGTCACTTCTAGGTCCTGTATCAGCTCTCTCCAAATCCAATGCCTCAGCAATTTGAATGGCCTGTGGATTTACTTCTAAAACAGAATTTATGTTTGGACCTTGCTTATCGAACTGTGCAATTCTATGTAAGTACATCATAACTAATTGTTTAGAGGATATTTCCCTTGTTGACATAGCTCTTTGTAAATCTTCAATAGTTGCTTCAACAAGCCATTCATTTGCCAATTCAATCAATTTTCTATCTTTCATTTAGTTCCCCTCTCTCTTTAACAGAGTATGCTAAATTTTATCATACTTTTTAAAACTTTCACAATCAAGGCTATAAAACTTGAAACAGTAGCCTTTTTTGTGTATATTCAAGTCTGACTATACTTGTTAGGAAGGACGTCGAATTATGACAAAACAACAAATTGGTGTAGTAGGAGTTGGCGTAATGGGCAAAAGCCTTGTACTCAACTTTGAAAGCAAGGGCTATTCAGTTGCTCTCTACGATGTAGACACCGAAAAACCAAAGCACATTGTCGAAGAACACCCCGACAAACTATTAAAAGCTACAATTTCTATAGAAGAATTTGTGAACTCTCTCGAAGTACCTAGAAAAATATTATTGATGGTAAAAGCCGGTGATGTAACAGATTTAGCTATTGAATCTTTGCTACCACATTTACAAGAAAACGATATTATTATTGATGGTGGTAATACATACTTTTTTGATACAATGAGACGTAACAAAGCACTTGCTGAGAAGGGAATTCACTTCATTGGTGCAGGTGTATCTGGCGGTGAAGAAGGTGCTCTTAAAGGGCCTGCTATTATGCCTGGAGGACAACGTGAGGCATACGATCTTATGCGTCCTATGCTTGAGGATATTGCTGCAAAAGTTAATGGTGAGCCTTGTACTACATATATAGGGCCTGATGGTGCTGGACACTATGTAAAAATGGTTCATAACGGAATAGAATACGGGGATATGCAGCTTATATCCGAGGCATACTTTCTTCTTAAACATACATTACAGCTTTCAGCAAAAGAGTTACACGAGGTATTTGCAGAATGGAATAAAGGTGAACTAGATAGCTATCTAATAGAAATTACAGCAGATATTTTCACAAAGTATGATGATGAAACAGGAAAGCCACTTGTTGATGTAATTCTAGATAAAGCAGGTCAAAAAGGAACTGGAAAATGGACAAGTCAAAGTGCCCTCGATCTTGGTGTACCCTTACCAGTTATAACAGAGAGTGTGTTTGCCCGATTCGTGTCTGCTTTAAAAGAAGAACGCGCATACGCATCAAATCTTTTAAAAGGACCCGAAGCAGCATCTTATACTGGCGACCGTCAAGAGTTAATCGAAAAGGTTCGCAAAGCTTTATATTTAAGTAAGCTGATCTCTTATGCACAAGGATTCGCTCAATTACGCGCAGCATCCAATGAATATAATTGGGATTTACAATATGGGGATATAGCGATGATATTCCGAGGAGGATGTATTATCCGAGCTGCATTTTTACAAAACATTAAGGATGCATTTGATCGTAACAAAGAACTAGCTAACTTGTTGTTAGATGAGTATTTCAAGGATATTGCAGATCGCTATCAACAATCGCTACGTGACGTACTTGTTGTTGCGATTCAACATGGAATCCCAGTACCTTGCTTTGCAGCGGCTTTAAATTATTACGATAGCTACCGCACGGAAACTTTACCAGCTAATCTATTACAAGCACAACGCGATTATTTTGGTGCTCATACGTACGAACGAACAGATAAAGAAGGTATCTTCCATACTGACTGGTTAAAGATTTAAATTTTTTCAATCAAAAGAGCCTGGTATTTGCCAAGCTCTTTTGATATGACAGTCAATTATATCTTAGCGCCACAGTTACTGAATACTTACTTTTTTCAAA from Bacillus sp. HMF5848 includes these protein-coding regions:
- the gndA gene encoding NADP-dependent phosphogluconate dehydrogenase — translated: MTKQQIGVVGVGVMGKSLVLNFESKGYSVALYDVDTEKPKHIVEEHPDKLLKATISIEEFVNSLEVPRKILLMVKAGDVTDLAIESLLPHLQENDIIIDGGNTYFFDTMRRNKALAEKGIHFIGAGVSGGEEGALKGPAIMPGGQREAYDLMRPMLEDIAAKVNGEPCTTYIGPDGAGHYVKMVHNGIEYGDMQLISEAYFLLKHTLQLSAKELHEVFAEWNKGELDSYLIEITADIFTKYDDETGKPLVDVILDKAGQKGTGKWTSQSALDLGVPLPVITESVFARFVSALKEERAYASNLLKGPEAASYTGDRQELIEKVRKALYLSKLISYAQGFAQLRAASNEYNWDLQYGDIAMIFRGGCIIRAAFLQNIKDAFDRNKELANLLLDEYFKDIADRYQQSLRDVLVVAIQHGIPVPCFAAALNYYDSYRTETLPANLLQAQRDYFGAHTYERTDKEGIFHTDWLKI
- a CDS encoding OFA family MFS transporter, which translates into the protein MKKNRWLIALSAIAIHLSIGSAYAYSVFKNPLSELLGWNSKEVTLSFTIAIFFLGLSAATFGRFVEKWGPRKSATIAAILFSTGLFGSGLAIQTESLIMYYLTYGVIGGIGLGVGYISPVSTLVKWFPDRRGLATGMAVMGFGAGALIASPVAASLIESVGISTTFFILGAVYLVLMLSGASYITRPPEGWMPEGMKASAANGKKQTKKADLSQLTANEAVKTKRFWLLWVMMFINISSGIMLISVASPMAQDKVGMSVVAAASMVGLMGLFNGFGRIAWASFSDYIGRSNVFVIFFSVQLVLFLLLPSISNVLLFQIVIFVILTIYGGGFSSLPAFIGDLFGTKQLGAIHGYLLTAWSCAGVFGPMLVATIKDATKSYNATFYIFAGLLLVAFATSILMKLNINAIRKEAEGKVESVA
- a CDS encoding amidase family protein; this encodes MKDRKLIELANEWLVEATIEDLQRAMSTREISSKQLVMMYLHRIAQFDKQGPNINSVLEVNPQAIQIAEALDLERADTGPRSDLHGIPVLLKDNIDTGDDLHTSAGSLALRNHRAMKDSFVAKKLREAGAVILGKTNLTEWANFMTDNMPNGYSSRGGQVKNPYGPGSFDVGGSSSGSGAAVAANLCALAIGTETSGSILSPASSNSVVGIKPTVGLISRTGIIPISHTQDTAGPIARTVLDAAILLQLIVGKDETDPVTLTNPNANIDYVKELKGSSIEGLRIGVPNDAYYEYLNEDEKDLMNAVLDTLRSLGATVIEDVKMPPVELPWDFNVLLYEFKTGLNAYLRHTNSYESVKNLADVIAFNEQHANDTLKYGQTLLIQAEETTGTLTEPTYINSLLNDQYICKEAGIDAVLEQNNLDILLFANNYGAGIPAKAGYPSITVPAGYTNEGKPLGATFTSAAFKEMVLLKVAYAFEKATKYRKAPTF